The following coding sequences are from one Rathayibacter sp. SW19 window:
- the iolC gene encoding 5-dehydro-2-deoxygluconokinase, whose translation MTEPIPTEPAPTERALPEHAQSDRFDVITIGRVGVDIYPLQHGVGLEDVETFAKFLGGSATNVSIAAARHGLRSAVITRVGNDPFGRFVHRELSRLGVDDRFVSGVEGLNTPVTFCEVFPPDDFPIYFYRAPIAPDLVINDDELDLAAIADAKIFWATVTGLSQEPSRSAHHAAWAARGRAPLTILDLDYRPMFWESRDVAHHEVSRALEQVTVAVGNAEECEVAVGETEPMRAADALLDRGVQLAVVKQGPRGVLAKTRDETVEVGAFPVEVVNGLGAGDGFGGALCHGLLEGWPLERVIAFSNVAGAIVASRLECSTAMPSSDEVEDALRAGSLSVGTGDAGLLGGPLGGTATGDVNATA comes from the coding sequence ATGACAGAGCCCATACCAACGGAGCCGGCACCGACCGAGCGCGCACTGCCTGAGCACGCACAGTCAGATCGCTTCGACGTCATTACCATCGGCAGAGTCGGTGTCGACATCTACCCGCTCCAGCATGGCGTCGGACTGGAGGACGTCGAGACATTCGCGAAGTTCCTCGGTGGCAGCGCGACCAACGTCTCGATTGCCGCAGCCCGGCATGGACTGCGTTCGGCCGTGATTACCAGGGTCGGCAACGATCCGTTCGGACGGTTCGTGCACCGAGAACTGAGTCGGCTCGGAGTCGACGATCGGTTCGTCAGCGGTGTCGAGGGCTTGAACACCCCGGTGACGTTCTGTGAGGTCTTCCCGCCTGATGACTTTCCGATCTACTTTTATCGGGCCCCGATCGCACCGGACCTCGTGATCAACGATGACGAGCTGGACCTGGCCGCGATCGCAGACGCGAAGATCTTCTGGGCCACGGTGACAGGGCTCTCGCAGGAGCCGAGCCGCTCGGCTCATCACGCCGCCTGGGCAGCGCGCGGACGTGCGCCGCTGACGATCCTCGACCTCGACTACCGACCGATGTTCTGGGAATCACGAGATGTGGCGCACCACGAAGTGTCCCGTGCGCTGGAGCAAGTTACGGTCGCTGTTGGCAATGCCGAAGAGTGCGAGGTCGCCGTCGGCGAGACCGAGCCGATGCGCGCAGCGGATGCTTTGCTCGATCGAGGCGTGCAGCTTGCGGTGGTCAAGCAGGGGCCGCGCGGTGTGCTGGCGAAGACTCGTGATGAAACAGTCGAGGTCGGCGCGTTCCCGGTCGAGGTCGTCAACGGGCTCGGTGCCGGCGACGGCTTCGGCGGGGCACTTTGCCATGGCCTGCTCGAGGGCTGGCCGTTGGAACGGGTGATCGCATTCTCGAATGTCGCAGGGGCGATCGTGGCCTCCCGACTGGAGTGCTCGACCGCGATGCCATCCAGTGACGAGGTCGAGGACGCCCTCCGTGCCGGGTCGCTTTCGGTCGGCACTGGCGATGCCGGCCTGCTCGGCGGCCCGCTCGGCGGCACAGCGACGGGAGACGTCAATGCCACCGCGTGA
- the iolB gene encoding 5-deoxy-glucuronate isomerase yields the protein MQTNEWLFPAGTTKRDGWSSVIDAQVDGWRHTGIRIGEPLAGTALALDAGEVERIVVPLAGSFRVHVGDGGGVDGDGSGGDGDGGAMSHDYELGGRSSVFDGPTDVLYAGAGCSLSIRGSGRVAVAEAPASVRKPTQYIARDDVPVELRGAGRSSRQVHNFGTPGALDAAKLIVCEVITPAENWSSYPAHKHDEHVPGVESRLEEIYYFETAVTRGASGSDGAAPFGMFATYTSSGGEMATNALVRTGDIALVPFGYHGPAAAAPGYDLYYLNVMAGPDDERVWNITDDPAHAWVRGMWDGQEIDPRLPYARLNGDNR from the coding sequence GTGCAAACGAACGAGTGGCTTTTTCCGGCAGGTACAACCAAGCGCGACGGGTGGTCGAGCGTTATCGACGCGCAGGTCGACGGATGGCGACACACCGGAATCCGCATCGGCGAACCGTTAGCGGGCACCGCGCTCGCGCTCGACGCAGGCGAGGTGGAGCGCATCGTCGTTCCACTCGCCGGCTCGTTCCGGGTGCACGTCGGTGATGGTGGTGGCGTCGATGGCGACGGCAGTGGCGGTGATGGTGATGGTGGCGCCATGTCGCACGACTACGAATTGGGAGGTCGTTCCAGCGTCTTCGACGGGCCTACGGATGTGCTCTATGCCGGGGCAGGATGCTCGCTGTCGATCAGGGGAAGCGGGAGGGTCGCGGTTGCCGAGGCGCCGGCATCCGTTCGCAAACCGACGCAGTACATCGCGCGCGACGACGTGCCCGTCGAGCTGCGCGGAGCAGGACGATCGAGCAGACAGGTGCACAACTTCGGAACACCAGGCGCGCTCGACGCGGCGAAGCTGATCGTCTGTGAGGTGATCACGCCTGCCGAGAACTGGTCATCGTATCCGGCGCACAAGCACGACGAGCACGTGCCGGGCGTGGAATCGCGACTCGAGGAGATCTACTACTTCGAGACCGCGGTCACGCGCGGTGCGAGTGGGTCAGACGGGGCCGCGCCATTCGGCATGTTCGCCACGTACACGTCGTCGGGAGGAGAGATGGCGACCAACGCTCTCGTTCGCACGGGCGATATCGCACTCGTGCCCTTCGGCTATCACGGCCCGGCCGCCGCGGCGCCGGGCTACGACCTGTACTACCTGAATGTGATGGCGGGCCCGGACGACGAGCGGGTCTGGAACATCACGGACGACCCGGCACACGCCTGGGTCCGCGGGATGTGGGACGGTCAGGAGATCGACCCGCGGCTGCCGTATGCGAGATTGAATGGAGACAACCGATGA
- a CDS encoding MgtC/SapB family protein yields MISLEPFSASTLTQLLLLVVAFVLSAVIGFERQRHLKSAGLRTHTLVGLGAAVFTLVSAYGFSTVIGTEVVLDPSRIAAQIVSGIGFLGAGVIFVRQNVVNGLTTAASIWVTAAIGMACGAGMLVLATSATLLYLAAVGVLTILGRRIPTIDKDQIFIVQYKEGRGILRLILVAATRLGYEASLTDTRKIEAVGKAPRVIAQMKFHAKKPGPLEDLVEGLSEIRGVVSVKVTKEEND; encoded by the coding sequence ATGATCTCACTCGAACCGTTCTCGGCGTCGACGCTGACGCAGCTGCTGCTTCTCGTCGTCGCGTTCGTCCTCTCTGCTGTTATCGGATTCGAGCGACAGCGTCACCTCAAAAGCGCGGGGCTGCGTACGCACACTCTGGTCGGCCTTGGGGCGGCCGTGTTTACGCTCGTCTCCGCTTACGGGTTCAGCACCGTAATCGGCACGGAGGTCGTGCTTGACCCTTCCCGTATTGCCGCGCAGATCGTGTCCGGCATCGGCTTCCTCGGCGCGGGAGTCATCTTCGTGAGACAGAACGTCGTCAACGGGCTTACGACAGCAGCGTCCATCTGGGTGACGGCCGCCATCGGAATGGCATGCGGGGCAGGCATGCTCGTGCTGGCGACATCCGCGACGCTTCTGTATCTCGCTGCGGTCGGCGTGCTCACGATTCTCGGCCGCAGGATTCCGACCATCGACAAGGATCAGATCTTCATCGTGCAGTACAAGGAGGGTCGCGGCATTCTGCGTCTGATCCTGGTCGCAGCCACCCGGCTCGGCTACGAGGCGTCCCTGACAGACACACGCAAGATCGAGGCTGTAGGCAAGGCACCGCGCGTCATCGCACAGATGAAGTTCCACGCCAAAAAGCCAGGCCCGCTCGAAGACCTCGTCGAGGGCCTCTCGGAGATCCGCGGAGTCGTCTCGGTGAAGGTAACGAAGGAGGAGAACGACTGA
- the iolD gene encoding 3D-(3,5/4)-trihydroxycyclohexane-1,2-dione acylhydrolase (decyclizing), producing the protein MTTRRMTVAQALVEFLAHQWTVDGELRERTIPGMFGIFGHGNVAGIGQALKQFAVEDPTLMPYHQARNEQAMVHESVGFARMRRRRATFACTSSVGPGATNMLTGAALATTNRLPVLLLPSDTFATRVGDPVLQGLEAPHDGSLSVNDAFKPLSRFFDRVQRPEQLFSAALSAIRVLTDPVETGAVVIALPEDVQAEALDVPVEFLEDREWHIRRPQPDREALERAAHAIRNAKKPFIVAGGGVIYSDAAGSLRAFVEASGIAVGTSQAGVGALPWDHALCLGAVGATGTTAANRFAADADLVIGIGTRYSDFTTGSRSAFQNPDVTFVNVNVAGFDAFKLGSSIPVVADAREALDALTAALGDARTSAEYGARVAREKTHWDAVVDAAFTPSGAPLPAQAEIIGAVNAACTPRDVVVCAAGSLPGDLHKLWRVRDDLGYNVEYAYSCMGYEIAGGLGVKRGAPDRDVFIMVGDGSYLMMHTELVTAVAEGIKVIVVLVQNDGFASIGALSDTVGSQRYGTKYRYRDEEHNGFEAGERLPVDLAANAASLGIDVIRVEPAPDVIARLRDALVRAKASNTATLIHVNSDPLLFSPDGEGWWDVPVAAVSALESTQRARLQYEHERTVQRPLLR; encoded by the coding sequence ATGACGACCAGGAGGATGACCGTCGCTCAGGCACTTGTGGAGTTTCTCGCCCACCAGTGGACAGTTGACGGTGAGCTGCGGGAACGAACGATCCCCGGAATGTTCGGTATCTTCGGCCACGGAAACGTTGCAGGCATCGGGCAGGCGCTCAAGCAGTTTGCCGTTGAGGATCCGACGCTCATGCCGTACCACCAGGCACGCAACGAGCAGGCGATGGTGCACGAATCCGTCGGGTTCGCCCGGATGCGTCGCCGTCGCGCAACCTTCGCATGCACGTCGTCCGTTGGACCAGGTGCGACCAACATGCTCACCGGTGCTGCCTTGGCGACGACCAACCGGCTGCCTGTGCTGCTGCTGCCTTCTGACACGTTCGCAACGAGGGTCGGCGACCCGGTTTTGCAAGGACTCGAGGCGCCGCACGATGGCAGTCTGTCCGTCAACGATGCGTTCAAGCCGTTGTCGCGCTTCTTCGATCGAGTGCAACGTCCGGAGCAGTTGTTCTCCGCCGCGCTTTCGGCCATCCGCGTGCTCACCGATCCCGTGGAGACCGGCGCCGTCGTGATCGCGCTGCCGGAGGATGTGCAGGCCGAGGCGCTTGACGTGCCGGTCGAGTTCCTCGAAGACCGCGAATGGCACATCCGCAGGCCGCAGCCGGATCGTGAGGCGCTTGAGCGTGCCGCGCACGCCATCCGGAACGCGAAGAAGCCGTTCATCGTCGCGGGCGGCGGCGTGATCTATTCGGATGCGGCCGGCTCATTGCGTGCGTTCGTCGAAGCGAGCGGGATCGCGGTCGGCACCTCGCAGGCCGGCGTCGGCGCGTTGCCGTGGGATCACGCGCTGTGTTTGGGAGCGGTCGGTGCGACGGGTACCACGGCTGCTAACCGGTTCGCGGCGGACGCGGACCTGGTGATCGGCATCGGGACGCGGTACAGCGATTTCACGACGGGGTCGCGGTCGGCATTCCAGAATCCGGACGTGACGTTCGTCAATGTGAACGTCGCCGGCTTCGATGCATTCAAGCTCGGCAGTAGCATTCCGGTCGTCGCGGATGCGCGTGAGGCTCTCGATGCGCTGACCGCAGCCCTCGGTGACGCGCGCACCTCCGCGGAGTACGGCGCACGAGTTGCCCGCGAGAAAACGCATTGGGACGCCGTCGTTGACGCGGCGTTCACGCCGAGCGGCGCACCGCTTCCCGCGCAAGCGGAGATCATCGGTGCGGTCAACGCTGCGTGCACCCCACGCGATGTCGTGGTCTGCGCGGCAGGGTCGCTACCGGGCGACCTGCACAAGTTGTGGCGTGTGCGTGATGACCTCGGCTACAACGTGGAGTATGCATACTCGTGCATGGGTTACGAGATCGCCGGAGGACTCGGAGTCAAGCGCGGTGCGCCGGATCGTGACGTGTTCATCATGGTCGGTGACGGCTCCTATCTGATGATGCATACCGAACTGGTGACGGCCGTGGCCGAGGGTATCAAGGTGATCGTCGTGCTGGTCCAGAACGACGGATTCGCGTCGATCGGCGCTCTGAGCGACACGGTCGGTTCACAGCGCTATGGCACCAAATATCGGTATCGCGATGAGGAGCACAACGGGTTCGAGGCGGGTGAGCGGCTCCCGGTGGATCTGGCGGCGAACGCGGCAAGCCTCGGCATCGACGTCATTCGAGTCGAGCCGGCCCCGGATGTGATCGCTCGCCTGCGTGACGCGCTCGTCCGGGCTAAAGCATCCAACACGGCAACTCTCATCCACGTGAACAGTGACCCTCTGCTGTTCTCGCCAGATGGAGAAGGGTGGTGGGACGTGCCGGTAGCCGCGGTATCAGCTCTCGAGTCGACCCAGAGGGCTCGGCTTCAGTACGAGCATGAGCGCACGGTGCAGCGCCCGCTGCTCCGGTAG
- a CDS encoding sugar phosphate isomerase/epimerase family protein → MITVAGAPVSFGVFELSPEDGVKLANADEVCTVLRDTGYAGVDMGPVGFLGRDAELRERLTRYGLELAGGWIDLPFSDGEAFDAALATLDDTLDVFVEAAEGEPSRLPLPTLACSGSAMRRANPGGGAQFALTDEQWKPYADNVTRAVERVRGRGLEPTFHHHACTYVETPAEIDQLLSRTDVGLTFDTGHLILGGGDPLTGWRRWRKRINHLHLKDARSSVLESVVKGKGDMRAVWAGRAFVPFGEGDLDLNGIMNEVVASGFDGWLIVEQDTIPRIDDDPAQIVVDHGTNREALRKWL, encoded by the coding sequence ATGATTACGGTGGCGGGTGCGCCGGTCAGCTTCGGCGTTTTCGAGTTGAGTCCTGAGGATGGTGTCAAGCTTGCAAATGCTGACGAGGTGTGTACAGTCCTGCGTGACACCGGCTATGCCGGGGTAGACATGGGGCCCGTCGGGTTTCTGGGGCGCGATGCCGAGTTGCGAGAACGACTGACCCGCTACGGCCTCGAACTCGCAGGCGGCTGGATCGATCTGCCCTTCTCCGATGGCGAGGCGTTCGACGCGGCGCTGGCGACACTCGACGACACACTCGATGTTTTCGTCGAGGCGGCCGAGGGTGAGCCGAGCAGGTTACCACTGCCAACGCTGGCATGCAGCGGCTCCGCCATGCGTAGGGCAAATCCGGGTGGAGGAGCGCAGTTCGCGCTGACCGACGAGCAGTGGAAACCGTACGCAGACAATGTCACGCGCGCCGTCGAACGCGTGCGCGGCCGTGGGCTGGAGCCGACGTTCCACCATCACGCTTGCACCTATGTCGAAACTCCTGCCGAGATCGACCAGCTATTGAGCCGCACGGATGTCGGGCTCACCTTCGACACCGGCCACCTCATTCTCGGTGGTGGCGATCCGCTCACCGGATGGCGTCGCTGGAGAAAGCGCATCAACCACTTGCACCTCAAAGATGCGCGCAGCAGTGTTCTGGAATCCGTCGTGAAGGGCAAAGGCGACATGCGGGCAGTTTGGGCCGGTCGGGCGTTCGTGCCGTTCGGGGAGGGAGATCTGGATCTGAACGGCATCATGAACGAGGTCGTCGCCAGCGGCTTTGACGGTTGGCTGATCGTCGAGCAAGACACCATCCCGCGCATCGACGACGATCCGGCTCAGATCGTTGTCGACCACGGCACGAACCGGGAGGCATTGAGAAAGTGGCTGTAA
- a CDS encoding inositol monophosphatase family protein, with translation MNIQEESRSLRGVATTAARSVRDQLLAAFRTTMRLDFKRDVHDIVTVHDKASERQIVSVILSEVPDSTIIGEEGGKIGTGRVIWYIDPIDGTSNFARGIALWCVSIAAVIDDRVVAGVVFNPVSGDLFSADLTGAWLGGRRLHALAAENELSATIVSSFPNARDLQLFDAAALEAHGTLLVGFQAVRNFGSAALCLAHVAAGWADATMGFSTSPWDVAAGILILEQSGGNYLGYSRGAIDSPAFLAPDFIAVGGGGTRYPTLLGVVEELSGSYDAR, from the coding sequence ATGAATATCCAAGAGGAATCCCGAAGCCTACGAGGCGTCGCGACCACGGCGGCGCGGAGTGTGCGCGATCAGCTGCTCGCCGCCTTCCGCACCACGATGCGGCTCGACTTCAAGCGCGACGTACACGACATCGTCACGGTGCACGACAAAGCCTCTGAGCGCCAGATCGTCTCCGTGATCCTCAGTGAGGTTCCCGACTCGACCATCATCGGCGAAGAGGGCGGAAAAATCGGCACGGGGCGGGTGATCTGGTACATTGACCCGATCGACGGCACCTCTAATTTCGCTCGCGGCATCGCCCTATGGTGCGTTTCCATCGCAGCCGTCATCGATGATCGTGTGGTTGCCGGCGTCGTCTTCAACCCGGTCAGCGGTGATCTGTTCAGCGCGGACCTCACCGGCGCCTGGCTGGGCGGGCGGAGACTTCACGCTCTGGCCGCAGAAAACGAGCTCTCAGCGACTATCGTCTCAAGCTTTCCCAACGCGCGTGACCTGCAACTCTTCGATGCCGCCGCCCTCGAGGCGCACGGCACGCTGCTGGTCGGCTTCCAGGCGGTACGCAACTTCGGCAGTGCCGCGCTGTGTCTCGCCCACGTTGCCGCCGGATGGGCCGACGCGACGATGGGGTTCTCGACCAGTCCGTGGGACGTTGCCGCCGGGATTTTGATCCTGGAACAGTCCGGCGGAAACTATCTCGGATACTCACGCGGTGCCATCGACTCCCCGGCCTTTCTCGCTCCCGACTTCATCGCGGTCGGCGGTGGCGGCACGCGGTACCCGACCCTGCTCGGGGTCGTGGAAGAGCTCTCCGGGTCGTACGACGCGCGTTAA
- a CDS encoding MarR family winged helix-turn-helix transcriptional regulator, with protein MTEMRDTDAPATAVTDAAVRDAPEAAMDAAVGAVTDAAVGDAIVDVEEQLSVLMGHVRASIRDTAVRVDPALQPFGLTVLQTLGRCGPLHAGSLADHLAVDRSMISRQARQLEELGLVELRVDPSDGRARIMALTPRAVARLEEVRAGNAALMHTRLRAWPLDDLRQIAALLGRLNGPAA; from the coding sequence ATGACTGAGATGCGTGATACGGATGCCCCCGCGACTGCGGTGACGGATGCCGCCGTGCGGGACGCGCCGGAAGCTGCGATGGATGCCGCTGTGGGTGCGGTGACGGATGCCGCTGTGGGGGACGCGATCGTGGATGTCGAGGAGCAGCTGAGCGTGCTGATGGGCCATGTCAGGGCAAGCATCCGCGATACTGCCGTGCGTGTGGATCCGGCACTGCAACCGTTCGGTTTGACGGTGTTGCAGACGCTGGGTCGCTGCGGGCCGCTTCATGCCGGCTCTCTTGCCGACCATCTCGCGGTCGACCGGAGCATGATCAGCAGGCAGGCCCGCCAGCTGGAAGAGCTCGGGCTGGTCGAGTTACGGGTTGACCCGAGTGACGGCCGTGCACGCATCATGGCGCTCACGCCGCGCGCCGTGGCAAGACTCGAGGAGGTGCGCGCCGGAAACGCGGCACTGATGCACACCCGCCTTCGCGCCTGGCCGCTGGATGACCTGCGTCAGATCGCCGCCCTCCTCGGGCGCCTGAACGGTCCGGCCGCGTAG
- a CDS encoding GntR family transcriptional regulator, which translates to MSDTADTTLSTDLFMSIDRSGPIPLYYQVATRIEEAIRDGRLPAGAKLENEVALSERLGLSRPTIRRAIQDVVDKGLLVRRRGIGTQVVHGEITRQVELTSLHEDLERSGRHPSTVLLVREVIPADEAIAALLVVAEGSPVLHLRRLRSADDTPVAILENHLPADFADLSESDLTRYGLYQVLRARGTTMRVARERIGARRATNPESKLLDMDKGAPVLTMDRTAYDSSGRAVEYGRHCYRPDMHSFEVTLVDR; encoded by the coding sequence ATGAGCGACACAGCAGACACCACGCTGTCAACGGATTTGTTCATGAGCATTGATCGTTCAGGTCCGATCCCGTTGTATTACCAAGTTGCGACACGAATCGAAGAGGCTATTCGCGACGGTCGGCTCCCGGCAGGGGCAAAACTGGAGAACGAAGTTGCGCTCAGCGAGCGGCTTGGCTTGTCACGGCCGACTATCCGCAGAGCGATCCAAGACGTCGTAGACAAAGGCCTTCTTGTAAGGCGTCGGGGAATCGGCACTCAGGTTGTGCACGGTGAGATCACCCGTCAGGTGGAGCTCACAAGTCTGCACGAAGATCTCGAACGCTCGGGCAGGCATCCGTCAACCGTCCTCCTCGTGCGCGAGGTCATTCCGGCCGACGAGGCGATAGCGGCGCTACTCGTGGTGGCAGAGGGCTCACCGGTGCTGCATCTGCGGCGCTTGCGCAGCGCCGATGACACACCCGTCGCGATCCTCGAGAATCATCTCCCTGCGGATTTCGCAGACCTGAGTGAAAGCGATCTCACGCGCTATGGCCTGTATCAGGTCTTGCGCGCCCGAGGCACGACCATGCGCGTCGCCCGCGAGCGCATCGGGGCCAGGCGAGCGACTAACCCGGAGAGCAAGCTGCTGGACATGGACAAGGGCGCACCGGTGCTCACCATGGACAGGACCGCATATGACAGCTCGGGTCGCGCTGTTGAGTATGGGCGCCACTGCTACCGCCCTGACATGCATTCGTTTGAGGTCACACTCGTCGACCGTTAG
- a CDS encoding Gfo/Idh/MocA family protein, which produces MAVTTRRIRVGVAGLGAVAQSVHLPLLQRRWDLFEIAAVADLSATATNAVGEQFGVGSEHRHTSLDEMLERESLDGVLLLTSGSHGDAAAECVRRGVGVFCEKPLAYTLAEIDRLQAAEAVADRPLLLLAYMKEYDVAVQRLRERLPTASEMRYVNVEVLHPSGPSQLAYANIRRPVHDADPDALAAVVDAGHAVIREAIGAEAPREFGDLYANVILGSLIHDISLVRSLFGQIRDIERATLWATQDAPGSLEVSGTISDEVRFHLHWHYLENYPRYRETVTMHHTTGSLELEFTVPYLLNAPTELRIVSRDGEGESVEVVRDVAEAFERELVAFHRMVTERTAPPTGSAQGRLDVVTGQKITRALAASRGIPLGGEAAATALA; this is translated from the coding sequence GTGGCTGTAACCACTCGCAGAATCCGGGTCGGTGTCGCAGGCCTCGGCGCCGTGGCTCAGTCTGTGCACCTCCCGCTGTTGCAACGACGGTGGGACCTGTTTGAGATCGCAGCCGTCGCCGACCTGTCAGCCACCGCGACGAACGCAGTCGGCGAGCAGTTCGGTGTCGGGTCGGAACATCGACACACGAGCTTGGACGAGATGCTCGAGCGGGAGTCGCTCGACGGTGTGCTGCTGCTCACGTCGGGCTCGCACGGAGATGCGGCGGCAGAATGCGTGAGGCGCGGTGTCGGCGTGTTCTGCGAAAAGCCGCTGGCCTACACGCTGGCCGAGATCGACAGGCTGCAGGCCGCCGAGGCCGTGGCGGACAGACCGCTGCTCCTTCTCGCGTACATGAAGGAATATGACGTGGCCGTACAGCGGCTACGCGAACGCTTGCCCACGGCATCCGAAATGCGTTATGTGAATGTCGAAGTGCTGCACCCGAGCGGGCCGTCGCAACTCGCCTACGCGAACATTCGGCGGCCGGTGCACGACGCGGATCCGGATGCCCTCGCCGCCGTCGTCGACGCCGGTCACGCGGTGATCCGGGAGGCCATCGGAGCTGAGGCACCGCGCGAGTTCGGCGACCTGTACGCGAACGTGATTCTGGGTAGTCTCATTCACGATATCTCGCTGGTGCGCAGCCTGTTCGGACAGATTCGCGACATCGAGCGTGCGACACTGTGGGCGACGCAGGATGCGCCGGGGTCTCTGGAGGTCTCCGGCACTATCTCGGATGAGGTGCGTTTCCATCTGCATTGGCATTATCTGGAGAACTATCCGCGCTATCGCGAAACCGTGACGATGCATCACACGACCGGCAGCCTCGAGCTTGAGTTCACCGTGCCGTATCTGCTCAATGCCCCGACGGAGCTGCGCATCGTCTCGCGGGACGGCGAGGGAGAGTCGGTCGAAGTCGTCCGCGATGTCGCGGAGGCTTTCGAACGCGAACTGGTCGCGTTCCACCGCATGGTGACGGAGCGGACGGCACCGCCGACCGGGTCGGCGCAGGGCCGACTCGACGTCGTGACGGGGCAGAAGATCACCCGTGCGCTCGCGGCGAGTCGGGGCATTCCCCTCGGAGGCGAGGCGGCGGCGACCGCCCTTGCGTAG
- a CDS encoding class I fructose-bisphosphate aldolase, whose amino-acid sequence MPPREFPVDTIEGPLTASDFAHIRSVRLTEPAAITHALDARRRRPLAVGDNRLFIIAADHPARGALGVGDDAMAMANRYDLLQRLALALSRPGVDGVLGTPDIIEDLAILGVLDDKIAVGSMNRGGLRGAVFEMDDRYTSYDIDSIAESGLDFAKLLLRINLADQHTASTLERTARAVTHAAERKLPIMIEPFISEWADGHIHNDLSAEAVIISMAIAAGLGASSAYTWLKLPVVPQMERVMQGSTLPTLLLGGDLNGRPDETYRSWEHALALPGVHGLVVGRTILYPADGDVAGVVDTAARLVHA is encoded by the coding sequence ATGCCACCGCGTGAATTCCCGGTCGACACGATCGAAGGACCGCTGACTGCGAGCGACTTTGCGCACATCCGCAGCGTCAGGCTCACGGAGCCGGCTGCGATAACTCACGCACTCGACGCTCGGCGACGCAGGCCGCTCGCGGTCGGAGACAACCGGCTGTTCATCATCGCAGCGGACCATCCCGCTCGCGGTGCGCTGGGTGTGGGGGATGACGCCATGGCAATGGCCAACCGCTACGACCTGCTGCAGCGGCTCGCACTCGCGCTGAGCAGACCCGGTGTGGACGGCGTGCTCGGAACCCCGGACATCATCGAGGACCTGGCGATCCTGGGCGTGCTCGACGACAAGATCGCCGTCGGCTCGATGAACCGGGGCGGGCTGCGCGGCGCGGTCTTCGAAATGGATGACCGCTACACAAGCTACGACATCGACTCGATCGCCGAATCGGGTCTCGACTTCGCCAAACTCCTGCTGAGGATCAATCTCGCAGACCAGCACACGGCGAGCACCCTTGAGCGCACGGCGCGCGCCGTCACCCACGCGGCCGAGCGCAAACTGCCGATCATGATCGAACCGTTCATCAGCGAATGGGCCGACGGGCACATCCACAACGACCTGAGCGCGGAAGCGGTGATCATCTCCATGGCGATCGCGGCAGGGCTTGGCGCGAGTTCGGCGTACACCTGGCTCAAGCTGCCGGTTGTTCCGCAGATGGAACGCGTCATGCAAGGCTCGACACTGCCGACGTTGTTGCTCGGCGGTGACCTGAACGGCAGGCCAGATGAGACGTACCGTTCCTGGGAGCACGCGCTGGCGCTGCCCGGAGTTCACGGTCTGGTCGTTGGGCGCACCATTCTGTATCCAGCGGATGGCGATGTCGCCGGCGTGGTCGACACCGCGGCGCGGCTCGTGCACGCCTGA